In the Nicotiana tabacum cultivar K326 chromosome 16, ASM71507v2, whole genome shotgun sequence genome, one interval contains:
- the LOC107797752 gene encoding transmembrane emp24 domain-containing protein p24delta3-like produces the protein MELTEFVVLLLLTTTAVLAVAPTAEAIWMEVPSSGTKCVSEEIHSNVVVLADYNVIGDEEHAQANVVPTISVKVTSPFGNNLYHKENVTHGQFAFTTTEAGNYLACFWMDNRAPGAKGVTIGVDWKTGISAKDWESVARKEKIEGIELELVKLEGIVQAIQENLEYLKHREAEMREDNEETNARVAWLSIMSLSICLAVAALQLCYLKSYFRKKKLI, from the exons ATGGAGTTGACTGAATTTGTGGTGTTACTGTTGTTGACGACTACGGCGGTGCTGGCGGTGGCGCCCACTGCAGAGGCGATATGGATGGAAGTGCCGAGCTCGGGGACTAAGTGTGTATCTGAGGAAATCCATTCAAACGTCGTCGTTTTGGCTGATTACAATGTAATCGGCGACGAAGAGCACGCGCAAGCTAATGTTGTCCCCACCATCTCCGTCAAG GTCACATCACCATTTGGAAACAATCTTTACCATAAAGAGAATGTCACTCATGGTCAATTTGCCTTCACAACCACTGAGGCTGGTAACTACTTGGCATGCTTCTGGATGGACAACCGTGCCCCTGGGGCTAAAGGAGTGACTATTGGTGTTGACTGGAAGACAGGAATCAGTGCAAAGGATTGGGAGTCTGTTGCAAGGAAGGAAAAGATAGAA GGTATCGAACTTGAGTTGGTGAAACTTGAAGGGATAGTGCAAGCCATTCAGGAAAATTTAGAATACCTGAAGCATAG GGAAGCAGAAATGAGGGAAGATAATGAGGAAACAAATGCTAGAGTGGCATGGTTAAGCATAATGTCCCTTAGTATATGCTTAGCAGTTGCAGCTCTGCAACTATGCTATCTGAAGTCCTACTTTCGCAAGAAAAAGCTCATTTAG